In Novipirellula caenicola, one genomic interval encodes:
- a CDS encoding PAS domain-containing protein, producing the protein MNPNHSALTDDAANDAFDATGQFRHWTGLQSIRVDPSLRDANLLQVVRKDRHGRIEYANEAFCQHHRQAFAQLVGKTDFDYLPKPAAEVWSERDQAVIQSGRPDHVIEEHISTSGKHSFVEVLRIPMRDQEGTVSGVEVVYWDLKNNGKSTAELKQSQFLLNTLLENIPDAVYFKDKKSRFIRISNALARLFHLDDPSEAVGKTDADFFGSVHAEAAMADERQIMETGEPVIAKVERETWDDRDDTWCSTTKLPLRDESGEVIGTFGVSRDVTEQIRAEIELARERDLLKTITNNIPDPIYVKDRASRFITGNAALLRLLGVDSIDDLVGKTDYDFSPPEIACNFVADDQIVMRSGEPLIEKEETIQLADGRRNWILTTKVPLCDEDGTVKGMVGIGRDITARKLAAEEVMAAKNAADTANRAKSEFLANMSHEIRTPMNGIIGMTELLTATNMTSEQREFLGFVQESADSLLRLLNDILDFSKIEAGRLELEQVHFDLRNCIGKAVKLLTLKADEKHIELAGRIDPSIPNELLGDPGRLRQIIVNFVGNAIKFTESGEVVVDVNPEEVTDESALLHVTVRDTGIGIPKEKQSKIFEAFSQADASTTRHFGGTGLGLTISSRLIDLMGGRVWLESQPGVGTTFHFLVRFGVADDQSPRRPAELSSLSNTRVLVVDDNSTNRRILQEVLLFWQMQPTLADSGAQALEKIAESVDNDAPFGLILLDYHMPNMDGIEFAERICDEYRDKYGPIIILSSSVSGLDPPRLRECGVARYLTKPVIVSELLDAVLGVMGIISPKPETPTIEPEAPKTPPRKILLVEDGAINQRVALGFLKKWNHEVELAVNGREAVEATKKQSFDVILMDIQMPEMNGLEATAAIRKSEEGTNQHQYIVAMTAEAMKGDREKCLNAGMDDYISKPFNPDELQDVIARATKQTDSSATEAITTEASADASAADKPEPAATTTQQGDEPDAVESTEPMLDWGHAVRQMGGDENLAIEVLRTFQDEVPTLIRQMRSAIKQNDPTTLCRSAHTMKGSSRFFGLSEIIDISASIESSGMEMEIAAAEEAVDQLERTCERLLREIEKRLASHPANSDDAAS; encoded by the coding sequence GTGAATCCAAACCACTCCGCCCTCACTGATGATGCCGCCAACGACGCATTTGACGCCACGGGGCAATTTCGGCATTGGACCGGGCTGCAATCGATCCGAGTCGATCCCTCGCTTCGCGACGCCAATTTGCTGCAAGTCGTGCGAAAGGATCGGCACGGCCGCATCGAATATGCCAACGAAGCCTTTTGCCAACATCATCGTCAAGCGTTTGCCCAATTGGTTGGTAAGACCGACTTCGATTACCTCCCCAAACCGGCCGCCGAGGTTTGGAGCGAACGTGATCAGGCGGTCATCCAATCAGGCCGGCCGGACCATGTGATCGAAGAGCACATTTCGACCAGTGGGAAACACAGCTTCGTCGAAGTGCTGCGAATTCCCATGCGAGACCAGGAGGGAACCGTCAGCGGCGTCGAAGTCGTCTATTGGGATCTGAAAAACAACGGCAAGAGCACCGCGGAGCTCAAGCAATCACAATTCCTGCTGAACACGCTGCTCGAAAACATTCCCGACGCGGTCTATTTCAAAGACAAGAAGAGTCGCTTCATCCGCATCAGCAACGCATTGGCCAGACTGTTTCATCTCGATGATCCTAGTGAAGCGGTTGGCAAGACCGACGCCGATTTCTTTGGCTCGGTCCACGCCGAAGCGGCAATGGCGGATGAACGCCAAATCATGGAGACGGGCGAACCGGTGATCGCCAAAGTGGAGCGAGAAACCTGGGACGACCGCGATGACACCTGGTGCTCGACGACCAAGTTGCCACTTCGTGACGAGTCCGGCGAGGTGATTGGCACCTTTGGTGTGTCTCGAGATGTCACCGAACAAATTCGCGCCGAGATCGAACTGGCTCGTGAACGCGATCTGCTGAAGACGATCACCAACAACATTCCGGACCCGATCTACGTCAAAGACCGCGCGAGTCGTTTCATCACCGGCAACGCGGCGCTGCTTCGATTGTTAGGAGTCGATTCAATTGACGATTTGGTTGGCAAGACCGATTACGATTTTTCGCCGCCTGAAATCGCTTGCAACTTCGTCGCCGACGATCAAATTGTGATGCGTTCGGGCGAACCGCTGATCGAAAAAGAAGAGACGATCCAATTGGCCGATGGTCGCCGGAATTGGATCCTGACCACCAAGGTGCCGCTGTGTGACGAAGACGGCACGGTCAAAGGGATGGTGGGCATTGGCCGGGACATTACCGCTCGCAAACTGGCGGCCGAAGAAGTGATGGCTGCCAAGAATGCCGCTGACACCGCCAATCGCGCAAAGAGCGAATTTCTTGCGAACATGAGCCACGAGATTCGCACCCCGATGAACGGCATCATCGGCATGACGGAATTGTTGACCGCGACCAACATGACGAGTGAGCAGCGTGAATTCCTAGGTTTTGTTCAGGAGTCTGCCGACTCGCTACTAAGGCTGCTTAACGACATCCTTGACTTTTCTAAGATCGAAGCGGGCCGCTTGGAACTGGAACAAGTCCACTTTGACCTTCGCAACTGCATTGGCAAGGCCGTTAAATTGCTGACGCTCAAAGCAGACGAAAAACACATCGAATTGGCGGGCCGGATCGATCCGAGCATTCCTAATGAATTGCTGGGTGACCCAGGACGACTGCGGCAAATCATCGTGAACTTCGTTGGCAATGCGATCAAGTTTACCGAATCGGGCGAAGTGGTCGTCGATGTCAATCCCGAAGAGGTGACGGACGAATCGGCGCTGCTGCATGTCACGGTTCGTGACACGGGGATCGGCATTCCTAAAGAGAAGCAATCCAAGATTTTCGAAGCCTTCTCGCAGGCCGACGCCTCCACCACGCGGCATTTCGGCGGCACCGGGCTGGGGTTGACGATATCGTCACGACTGATCGATTTGATGGGCGGCCGAGTCTGGCTTGAAAGCCAACCAGGGGTCGGAACGACTTTTCATTTCCTAGTCCGCTTTGGCGTGGCCGATGATCAATCGCCGCGGCGGCCTGCCGAACTCTCGTCGTTGAGCAATACTCGCGTGCTCGTCGTCGATGACAATTCGACCAACCGCCGGATCCTGCAAGAGGTGTTGCTGTTTTGGCAAATGCAACCGACGTTGGCTGACAGCGGGGCACAAGCGTTGGAAAAGATCGCTGAATCGGTCGACAACGATGCTCCGTTCGGTTTGATCTTGTTGGATTATCACATGCCCAACATGGATGGGATTGAATTCGCTGAACGGATCTGCGACGAGTACCGCGACAAATATGGGCCGATCATCATCCTGTCGTCTTCGGTCAGCGGGTTGGATCCACCGCGACTGCGTGAATGCGGAGTCGCCCGGTATTTGACCAAACCTGTGATCGTATCCGAGCTGCTCGACGCGGTGCTGGGCGTGATGGGGATTATCAGCCCGAAACCCGAGACGCCAACGATCGAACCCGAGGCTCCGAAAACTCCGCCACGAAAAATCTTGCTCGTCGAAGATGGCGCGATCAACCAACGAGTCGCGTTGGGTTTTCTAAAGAAATGGAATCACGAGGTCGAATTGGCGGTCAATGGTCGCGAAGCCGTCGAAGCGACCAAGAAACAATCGTTCGATGTGATTTTGATGGACATCCAAATGCCGGAAATGAACGGACTCGAAGCCACCGCGGCGATTCGCAAGTCAGAGGAGGGCACGAACCAACATCAGTACATCGTCGCGATGACCGCCGAAGCAATGAAGGGCGATCGTGAGAAATGTTTAAACGCAGGCATGGATGATTACATTTCAAAACCCTTTAATCCTGATGAATTGCAGGACGTGATTGCCAGAGCCACCAAGCAAACCGACTCCAGTGCTACTGAGGCCATCACTACAGAAGCTTCGGCTGATGCCTCTGCTGCCGATAAACCGGAACCGGCTGCCACCACGACACAGCAAGGCGATGAACCAGACGCCGTCGAATCAACCGAACCGATGCTCGATTGGGGGCATGCGGTGCGACAGATGGGCGGCGACGAGAACTTGGCAATCGAAGTCCTCAGAACGTTCCAGGACGAAGTCCCCACGTTGATCCGTCAAATGCGATCGGCGATCAAGCAAAACGATCCAACTACGCTGTGCCGAAGCGCTCACACGATGAAGGGATCATCACGCTTCTTTGGCCTTAGCGAGATCATTGACATCAGTGCCAGCATCGAATCGAGCGGTATGGAAATGGAAATCGCCGCGGCCGAAGAGGCGGTCGATCAACTCGAACGGACTTGCGAACGCCTACTGCGAGAAATCGAAAAACGACTTGCGTCCCATCCGGCAAATTCGGATGACGCCGCGTCTTGA